In the Sus scrofa isolate TJ Tabasco breed Duroc chromosome 6, Sscrofa11.1, whole genome shotgun sequence genome, one interval contains:
- the LOC110261301 gene encoding vomeronasal type-1 receptor 4-like codes for MASVDVTVDVIIVMQTVVGILGNFSLLCHYIILYFTRYRLRSTDVILQHLTVANVLTLLSKGVPQTIAALGWEHSPSDFGCKLIFFLHRVGRGVSMGSICLLSVFQVIMISPQNSRWAELKVKAPKYIVPSMCLCWMLQMLVNIIYPVHMYGKLNDKNITKRQDFGYCSSTIHHKAGKILFALVLIFPDILCLGLMLWNSGSMVFLLYRHNQQVQHIRRNNASPRSLPESRATKTILLLVSSFVYFYTLSFTFQVTLSLVEHPSLLLVYMGIIMAAWFPAVSPFLLMSRDSTVHRLYFAWIRNAHSPAMMRTM; via the coding sequence ATGGCCAGCGTGGATGTAACAGTAGATGTGATCATTGTGATGCAGACCGTGGTTGGAATCCTGGGGAATTTCTCCCTTCTTTGCCATTATATCATCCTTTACTTCACTAGGTACAGGTTACGGTCCACAGATGTGATTCTTCAGCACTTGACTGTGGCCAACGTCTTGACCCTTCTCTCTAAAGGAGTCCCCCAGACCATAGCAGCGCTTGGGTGGGAACATTCCCCCAGTGATTTTGGATgcaaacttattttctttcttcaccgAGTGGGGAGGGGAGTGTCCATGGGGAGCATCTGCCTCTTGAGTGTCTTTCAGGTGATCATGATCAGCCCCCAGAACTCCAGGTGGGCAGAGCTTAAAGTAAAAGCTCCCAAGTACATTGTTCCCTCGATGTGCCTGTGTTGGATGCTCCAAATGCTGGTCAACATCATTTATCCTGTACATATGTATGGGAAATTGAATGACAAAAACATCACAAAAAGACAGGATTTTGGATACTGTTCTTCTACTATTCATCACAAAGCTGGAAAGATATTATTTGCACTGGTGCTGATATTCCCTGATATTTTATGTTTGGGGCTCATGCTCTGGAACAGTGGCTCCATGGTTTTCCTCCTGTACAGACATAATCAGCAGGTCCAACACATTCGTAGGAACAATGCCTCCCCTAGATCCTTGCCTGAGTCCAGAGCTACCAAAACCATCCTTCTCCTGGTGAGCAGCTTTGTCTATTTTTACACTCTTTCCTTCACCTTTCAAGTTACTTTGTCCCTTGTTGAACATCCCAGCCTGTTACTTGTGTACATGGGTATAATCATGGCTGCGTGGTTCCCAGCTGTCAGCCCCTTTCTGCTCATGAGCCGTGACTCCACTGTACACAGGCTCTACTTTGCCTGGATAAGGAATGCACATTCCCCTGCTATGATGAGAACTATGTAA